GCCTCGCTCGGCGATATTGAGCAAGCTGTCCGCACCATAACCGGGGCAGGCTGCCGGGAATATATACTGCTCAAATGCACCAGCAGCTATCCGGCTTCGCCCGAGCATACCAACCTCAATACCATTCCGTATCTGCGTGACGTCTTCCGTGCTCAGGTGGGCCTGTCCGACCATACTCTGGGTGTAGGGGCAGCAGTAGCAAGCGTAGCGCTGGGCAGTACTGTGATCGAAAAGCATTTCACCCTGAACCGTGCGGAAGGCGGGGTGGATGCTGCATTCTCCCTGGAGCCGGCAGAGTTCGCTTCCTTGATCCGGGAGACAGATACGGCCTGGAGGGCACTCGGCGGCGTCTCCATCGGCCCCACCCCCGAAGAAGAGAAATCCCTGCAGTTCAGACGGTCTGTCTATACCTCCAAGGATATCAAGGCCGGAGACCTGCTCACTGCGGATAACCTTAAAGTCATCCGTCCCGGCTACGGCCTCGCGCCCAAATATTATGATCTGCTCATCGGCAAACGCTTGAGAACCGATCTGCCCGTCGGCACCCCGCTGAGCTGGGACCTGCTGCTGTAATCCGCCTTGACAATTGGGGCGAAAACGTCTATAACTAGAACATATCTGTATCCATTGAATCCAAATTCGATGACGGGACAAGTACGATAAGGTAACGTTCTCCAGAGAGTCGGTGCTTGCTGCGAGCCGATCGTTCACGCCTTACCCGAAGATCCTCCCCTAGAAGCTAAGCTGAAGCGTGTATACGTGTGTAGGCTCCGCCGTCTGCCGGACGTTATCCCGGACCCGCAAGGTTGTCTATTGCCTGCGGACTGAGATTGTGCTGAATTCACACCCCTTAGGATGTGCGTGCAGTGCAGATTAGGGTGGTATCGCGAGCGTCGTCTCGCCCCTTTGGGGGCGGGGCGGCGTTTATTTGTGTGGTGGGCATCCCCCTA
The window above is part of the Paenibacillus sp. FSL H8-0048 genome. Proteins encoded here:
- the pseI gene encoding pseudaminic acid synthase, giving the protein MKEIRIGNRTIGSGHPPFVIAEMSGNHNQSLDRALEIVKAAARSGAHAFKIQTYTPDTMTLNLRNKDFMIGESNGLWKGKSLYELYAEAYTPWEWHEPIFASCRALGMIPFSTPFDESSLEFLESLGALCYKIASFENNDIPLLRKVASKGKPMIISTGMASLGDIEQAVRTITGAGCREYILLKCTSSYPASPEHTNLNTIPYLRDVFRAQVGLSDHTLGVGAAVASVALGSTVIEKHFTLNRAEGGVDAAFSLEPAEFASLIRETDTAWRALGGVSIGPTPEEEKSLQFRRSVYTSKDIKAGDLLTADNLKVIRPGYGLAPKYYDLLIGKRLRTDLPVGTPLSWDLLL